Within Streptomyces roseirectus, the genomic segment GAAAATCCCCGTCGCTCCATCACGGCGCCCCGGCTGAAGAAGGCGCTGCGGGTGCCCACTCCGGCCGACCGCAGTCCGGGCCGGCCGTGGCGGCTGGGCACCCCGCCGCCGACGCCGATCGGCCCGGACCCGCCGAGCGCGGACATCCGCATCGGGTACGCACGGTGCTCGATCCTCGGGCAGGAACTCGACTGCGGGCTCGACGCGCTCGGCGAGCACGGCGTCCCCCGCGGCAAAGTCTTCAGCGAGAGATCAGCAACCGGGCGCGGGTCCGTCCGAAGTCCGAGGAGGCACTGCGGGCGGCACGGGAGGTCAAGGTGCGCGCCCCGCGCTTTCTTCGCCGCGATGGCGGAGAACGGGCGGGAGAACATCCGCGAGTCGACGCTGGAAGGGCTCGACACCGCGGCCCGCAAGGGCAAGCACGGAGGCCGGTCACCGGTCATCACCGAGGACATGCTCCACACCGTGCTGCGGCGCCGGGCGAACGGGGAGTCGGTCGAGCAGATCCAGCCCGACCTGATCATCCCCACCGGCAAACGCAAGGACCAGAACCCACCCTGCGCCGGCATCTACCGGGCGCTGGCCGAACTGGCCAAGTTCGCGGCACTGCTCATCTCACTGCTCGGCACAACGGTCTCCCGCAAGGAGAAACTGGTCGCGGCCTGGCTCGGCCCGAAGGGATTCGCCTCGGTCGTCTACGGCCTGCTCGCCGTCTGCATCCGGCGGGAGACCGGAAGCGTTGTGGGGCACCACTCCGATTCCCCTCCCGCGCGCACCGGATGATGGCATACTGCAAATATGCGCCGCCGTTTCTCACCGGGCGGGGCTGGGGAGCCGGGAAGTCTGGTCGGCACAGGTGATCCGCCGACAGGAAGAAGAACCGGCCGTGCCCACCATCCAGGTCGCACTCCACCAGGCCATGCGGCTCGATGGAGCCCTCGGCGTCGCCGTCGTCGACTACGTCAGCCGTATGCCGCTGGGCTCCTTGAGCCACCGCAGAGATGTCGACATGACACTGCTCGCGCACGGCGGCACCGATCTCGTGCGCGCCCATCTCACGGCGCTCGACGCGATGGGCCACCGACCGGAAGACCTCGAAGACATTCTGATCACCCTGGGCGGCGAGTACCACCTGCTGCGCCCACTGAACCGCCGGGCCCACGAAGGGCTCTTCATCCTGCTGGTCCTGGACCGCCAGCGGGCCGAACCGGACGCCGCTCGCCGAGAGTTGCGCTGGATCGAGCGACTTCTGTGAGAAACGGGGGCGGCGCGTCCTGGGCGAAGGCATCGGGTTACGGGCGGCGGCGCCGTCCGAGGCGGGCGGGGCGAGCAGCGGGGAGACTGGTTCGGACACGCCCGCGCGGGCACGTGCCTCAACGGCGGCCGACTCCTGTCCGCCGGAACGAGGCGGTTCCGCCGCACCTCGCCGCGTTCTGCCCGCGAGCGGGAAAAGACGGGGCCCGGCCGAAGTCCTGCGACACAGCTGCCAAGTGCCCTTTACCCGGCGAAGGGTTGACGGAAGAGTCTCGTGCCGGGGGAACCTTTGCGTAATCTAAAGCTCGGCAAGGGGTGCAGGGGGCAGGGCGGGTCGACGTCCCGATGCCGTGCCACCGGGGGAGGACGTCATGACCGCGCGGGAGAAGGATTCCGGCTCCCGGATCTGCACTGGATGCCCGTGGCGGTGATGGCAGCGGTCGCGGTCATCGACGTCTCGGCCGGACCCGGGGGTGGGCTTCCTGCCGTTGGTGTCACTCGGGCCGGCGTTCGCGGACTCGTCGGGGGCCGGCGGCGCACCGCGCTCATCGGCGGTGGCGGAGGCGCGGATCGGCCGTCCTGGCCGAGCTCGGCTCCCCCGGTGAGGTGGTCTTCCTGAACTACGGTCATCCCGCCCCGATGATCGTGTGCCGCGACGGCGGCGTCGAGTTTCCCGAGCCGCCTTCCTGCGCGCTGCCGTTGGGGCTCGTGCTGCACGCCATGGGGCCGCCGCACGATGACGCGGCCGTGCTTCTGCTGCGCCATCACGGTCATGACATGGGAAAGTCTGTTCCCCATGGGCGAGTGGGCAGGTACTTCGGCGCGGTAAAAAGGTGCCATGCCGCACTACGAGACCCCCGAGGGGGCCATGGACGATGTCGACGAGGTCACCCGCGCGGTGATCACCGCGTCCCGCCTGCTGGTGGCGGTCTCCGCGCGCTCGCTCGCGGCGGTCGAGGAACGTGTCACCCTGCCGCAGTTCCGCATGCTGGTCGTGCTCTCGACGAGAGGGACCACCAAGCTGGTCACCCTCGCGGAACTCCTGCAGGTGGCGCCTTCGACAGCGATGCGCATGGTGGACCGGCTCATCGCGGCCGGCCTCGCCGACCGGAAGCCCAACCCCGACAACCGTCGCGAGACCGTGCTGCGCCTCACCGAAGAAGGGCAGCGCACGGTCGACGAGGTCACCTCCCGGCGCCGCGCCGAGGTCGCCACGATCGTGGCCCGGCTCCGTCCGACCCAGCGGCTGGCACTCGTCGAAGCCCTCGACGCTTTCAACCAGGCCGGCGGGGAACCGCCCGCTCCCCACTCGGACGACGCGGGGCCGCACCCGCTGGGCTGGGCGGCGGACCCCTCGGCGAACGCCCACGTCTGAACCAGCCCCTTCGGACCGGCTCAGGTGTGCTGCCCGGACCGGTTCACCACCACCGAGCGGACGACGGCCTCGAAGTGGCTCCCCGCGAGCCGGGCGGAGGACTGAACGGCCGCTGCAGACAGGCTGATCGCCGATTCGGGAACATCAGGCGTTGGTAAGCCTTTCCGGCGTTCGGGCGACCTCGGCGGGGTGGGACGCCGCCGTTGTCGGAAAGGTGAGCAGCCGCGTGCCGTGCCGCCTCCACAGCACCACGCAGGTGGCGAACGAGGCAACGGCCGGCCCGTACATTCCGGCCCGGGCGAGCACCGCCAGCGCCCCTCCGTATCCGGACGCGGCCTGCCCCTCAACCTTTCGCCGTTCGGGTCTGTGTCAATGGCTGCCGGAGAGTTCGCCGGTGAGCTTGCCGTGGAGGTCGGCGCTGGGGTCGTTCAGGCCGATGATCTCGACGGTCTTGCCGCGCTGCCTGTACTTGGTCTCGATGGCGTCGAGGGCGGCGACGGAGGAGGCGTCCCAGATGTGGGCGGCGGACAGGTCGACGATGACCTTGTCGGCGTCGGCGGCGTAGTCGAACTGGCCGACGAGGTCGTTGGAGGAGGCGAAGAACAGCTCGCCGGTCACGGTGTACAGGACGCTCGTGCCGCCAGGGGCGACGAGCCGGGTGACCTCGGCGAGATGGGCGACGCGCTTGGCGAAGATGACCATGGCGGTGACGGAGCCGACGACGACGCCGATGGCGAGGTTGTGGGTGGCGACGACCGCGGCGACGGTGAGGACCATGACGCCGATCTCACCGGCGGGCATCCGCCGAAGCGTCTTGGGCGCGATGGAGTGCCAGTCGAAGGTCGCGAACGACACCATGACCATGACGGCGACGAGGGCGGCCATGGGGATGTCGGAGACGACCGGGCCGAAGGCGATGCAGAGGACCATCAAAAGCGCGCCGGCGAGGAAGGTGGAGAGGCGGGTGCGGGCGCCGGAGACCTTCACGTTGATCATGGTCTGGCCGATCATGGCGCAGCCGCCCATGCCGCCGAAGAAGCCGGTGACGATGTTGGCGATGCCCTGGCCGATGGACTCGCGGGTCTTGTTGGAGTGGGTGTCGGTGATGTCGTCGACGAGCTTGGCGGTCATCAGCGACTCCATGAGGCCGACCAGCGCCATCGCGAAGGCGTAGGGGGCGATCGTCGTCAGGGTGTCGAGGGTGAAGGGCACGTCCGGCAGGCCGGGCACCGGCAGGGAGGAGGGCAGTGCGCCCTTGTCGCCGACGGTGGGCACGGCGATCCCGGCGGCGACGGTGATGGTGGTCAGGATGACGATGGAGACGAGCGGGGCGGGGATCACGGTGGTGATCTTCGGGAAGAACACCATCAGCGCCAGGCCGCCGATGATCAGCGGGTACACCGGCCACGGGACGTCGCGCATCTCGGGGACCTGGGCCATGAAGATCAGGATCGCGAGCGCGTTGACGAAGCCGACCATCACGCTGCGCGGGATGAACCGCATCAGCTTCGCCACACCGGCCGCGCCCAGGATCACCTGGAAGACGCCGGCGAGGATGACGGCGGCGACCAGGTGGCCGAAGCCGTACTCCCGGTTGAGCGGCGCGATCACCAGGGCCACGGCGCCGGTCGCGGCGGAGATCATCGCCCGTCGGCCGCCGACGATCGAGATGACGACGGCCATGGTGAAGGAGGCGAACAGGCCGATCGCGGGGTCGACACCGGCGATGATCGAGAACGAGATCGCCTCGGGAATCAGCGCCAGGGCGACGACCAGGCCCGCGAGGATCTCGGTGCGCCAGACCTTCGGGTTGTTCAGCCAGTCCGGCTTCAGGCCGCGCAGCCGCGCGGAGGGAGTCACAGCAGCAGAAGACAAAGGAGACGCGTACCTGTCGTGCTCGGGCACCCCCCTACGGCGGGCCGGGGCGTGCGGGAAGGACATGCGGGGAACCGGGCCGGCACCCCACGGGCGGCGGGCGGCGGAGTGGGGCCGGAAGTCGTGGAAGACAGACGCGAGACGGTGGCGTCCGCAGGCGCCCTGCGGCTCACGCCGGAGGGCGAAGGATCACGGCGGGCAGGCGGCGGCGATCGGCGTCAAGGACTCGCGCACGCTCTCTCCTGCAAGGATCGGATCTTCGCCGGAGGCGCCATCGGCCCCGGAAACGGCAGCAGCGGGGCAGCCGGGCCACCCTCACCTTTAACCCTACCCTAACGTTAGGGTAGGGATCGGTGGGGTTCCCGGACGCACCCCGCCACGAGGAGAAAGGCCAGGAATCAGGCGTGGACGGCAAGCACATGCAGATCGGCGAGGTCGCCGCGCGGACCGAGCTGTCTCTGCGCACCATCCGGCACTACGAGGAGACCGGCCTGGTCATCCCCTCCGCCCGCTCCCAGGGCGGCTTCCGTCTCTACACCGAGACCGACGTCGCCCGCCTCATGGTCATCCGCCGCATGAAACCGCTCGGCTTCACCCTGGACCAGATGCGCGACCTCCTGGACGCCACCGACCGCCTCGACGTCGGCGTCGAACTCGACGCCGACGAGCGCGATGCCCTGCTGGAGCGCGTACGGACCTACCAGCAGGCCGCCGCCGAGCAGGTGGAGAAGCTGCGCGTCCAGCTGTCCAGGGCTGAGGACTTCGCCGGCACCCTGGACGCTCGTCTGGAGCAGAACGCCGCGTCCGCCCGCGCATGACCAGGGCAAGGAAGCGGGGAGGCAGGCCAAGCACACCATGGTGCACGTTCCTTCGCCTGAGCCGACGAAATCACAGCCGAGCCAGTAGGGCGCTCATCGGAGGGCCGACAGTTCGCTCTGTGCGTGTTCCCGGCGGTGCGGGATGTCTGGCCGGTGCCCCGGTAGCCGCCGTTTGCGATCACGGCGGTGTGCCGACCGATCGCTCGGCTCCGGACAGTTCCCACGCCTTGCCGTCGTTGCGGTTGCCGTACAACGGCCGGCCGATCACGACGACGCGCCGGGTGTCGGCGTCGATGACGACCTGGTGGCTGGTGGAGCAGCGGTAGTTCTCATAGCTCATCGGTGAGCCTGAGTGCGTGAGCGCAAGGGCTGCCGAGCGAGGTGGAAGCCTGCCCCCCTTCCGGGAAGGGGCCCGATGCCTCCGCG encodes:
- a CDS encoding MarR family winged helix-turn-helix transcriptional regulator — its product is MPHYETPEGAMDDVDEVTRAVITASRLLVAVSARSLAAVEERVTLPQFRMLVVLSTRGTTKLVTLAELLQVAPSTAMRMVDRLIAAGLADRKPNPDNRRETVLRLTEEGQRTVDEVTSRRRAEVATIVARLRPTQRLALVEALDAFNQAGGEPPAPHSDDAGPHPLGWAADPSANAHV
- a CDS encoding SulP family inorganic anion transporter, which translates into the protein MSSAAVTPSARLRGLKPDWLNNPKVWRTEILAGLVVALALIPEAISFSIIAGVDPAIGLFASFTMAVVISIVGGRRAMISAATGAVALVIAPLNREYGFGHLVAAVILAGVFQVILGAAGVAKLMRFIPRSVMVGFVNALAILIFMAQVPEMRDVPWPVYPLIIGGLALMVFFPKITTVIPAPLVSIVILTTITVAAGIAVPTVGDKGALPSSLPVPGLPDVPFTLDTLTTIAPYAFAMALVGLMESLMTAKLVDDITDTHSNKTRESIGQGIANIVTGFFGGMGGCAMIGQTMINVKVSGARTRLSTFLAGALLMVLCIAFGPVVSDIPMAALVAVMVMVSFATFDWHSIAPKTLRRMPAGEIGVMVLTVAAVVATHNLAIGVVVGSVTAMVIFAKRVAHLAEVTRLVAPGGTSVLYTVTGELFFASSNDLVGQFDYAADADKVIVDLSAAHIWDASSVAALDAIETKYRQRGKTVEIIGLNDPSADLHGKLTGELSGSH
- a CDS encoding MerR family transcriptional regulator translates to MDGKHMQIGEVAARTELSLRTIRHYEETGLVIPSARSQGGFRLYTETDVARLMVIRRMKPLGFTLDQMRDLLDATDRLDVGVELDADERDALLERVRTYQQAAAEQVEKLRVQLSRAEDFAGTLDARLEQNAASARA